A genomic window from Tolypothrix sp. PCC 7910 includes:
- a CDS encoding YcjF family protein: protein MPLSRIVTLIVGLIVILGLSLWLIDSLSRLYWQLSYSPLLGNLLLLLLIVLIAGLVAAFVYYVLVLQAGEKRSRRQRPRVTPAQIPAAKSDAASSTLQAVRQQVAQIQDEVTRQALLSRSREIEVNLVRGEIQVVVFGTGSAGKTSLVNAIMGRMVGQVNAPMGTTQVGETYCLRLKGLERKILITDTPGILEAGVAGTEREQLARALATEADLLLFVVDNDLRRSEYEPLKGLAEIGKRSLLILNKTDLYTDDDKEAILARLRQRVRGFIAPNDVVAIAANPQTAQLETGEIFQPEPDIVPLLRRMAAILRAEGEDLVADNILLQSLRLGEEARKLIDAQRRRQADKIVERFQWIGAGVVSVTPLPVVDLLATAAVNAQMVVEIGRIYGCELNMERGRELALSLAKTLASLGIVKGAIQLLSTALQTNPATFIVGRAIQGVTAAYLTRIAGKSFIEYFRHDQDWGDGGMTEVVQRQFQMNRRDEFIKAFVQEAIARVVKPLTDKSEVAEEANEEQI, encoded by the coding sequence ATGCCTCTCTCGCGCATAGTAACGCTGATTGTTGGTTTGATAGTGATTTTGGGGTTAAGCCTGTGGCTGATTGATTCCCTGTCACGCCTCTACTGGCAGTTGTCTTATTCGCCACTGCTGGGCAATTTGCTGTTGCTGCTGTTAATTGTGCTCATCGCCGGATTAGTTGCGGCTTTTGTTTATTATGTGTTGGTACTACAAGCTGGGGAAAAACGTTCTCGCCGCCAGCGTCCGCGCGTAACTCCAGCGCAAATCCCTGCTGCTAAATCTGATGCGGCTTCTTCCACTTTACAAGCTGTGCGCCAGCAGGTGGCACAAATTCAAGATGAGGTCACAAGACAAGCTTTACTCAGCCGATCGCGGGAGATTGAAGTCAATTTAGTACGGGGTGAAATCCAAGTAGTAGTATTTGGGACAGGAAGCGCTGGTAAAACTTCCTTGGTAAATGCCATTATGGGGCGCATGGTAGGCCAGGTGAATGCACCAATGGGTACAACCCAGGTAGGAGAAACCTATTGTCTACGCTTGAAGGGTTTGGAACGCAAAATTTTAATTACCGATACCCCAGGGATTTTAGAAGCAGGAGTTGCAGGGACAGAACGGGAACAACTAGCAAGGGCCTTAGCCACAGAAGCTGATTTATTATTATTTGTTGTCGATAATGATTTACGACGATCGGAATATGAACCCCTTAAAGGTTTGGCAGAAATTGGTAAGCGATCGCTGTTAATTCTCAATAAAACAGATTTATATACAGATGATGATAAGGAAGCTATTTTGGCGCGCTTGCGTCAACGGGTGCGGGGATTTATTGCCCCTAATGATGTGGTTGCGATCGCTGCTAATCCCCAAACTGCCCAATTAGAAACTGGCGAAATCTTCCAACCTGAACCGGATATTGTGCCGTTGCTGCGGCGAATGGCAGCAATTTTACGGGCTGAGGGTGAAGATTTAGTAGCAGATAATATTCTCTTGCAATCTCTGCGATTAGGAGAAGAAGCGCGTAAACTCATCGATGCTCAACGTCGTCGCCAAGCAGATAAAATAGTTGAGCGCTTTCAGTGGATTGGTGCTGGTGTGGTATCAGTTACACCTTTACCAGTTGTAGATTTACTAGCAACTGCGGCTGTGAATGCCCAAATGGTCGTAGAAATTGGTAGGATTTATGGTTGTGAATTGAACATGGAACGGGGGCGAGAATTAGCCCTATCTTTAGCCAAAACCCTGGCCAGTTTAGGAATTGTCAAAGGTGCAATTCAACTACTTTCTACAGCTTTGCAAACTAACCCAGCTACTTTTATTGTCGGGCGGGCAATTCAAGGGGTAACAGCCGCTTATTTAACTCGAATTGCCGGGAAAAGTTTTATTGAATATTTTCGCCACGATCAAGATTGGGGCGATGGTGGGATGACAGAAGTTGTACAGCGACAGTTTCAAATGAATCGCCGCGATGAATTTATTAAGGCGTTTGTCCAAGAAGCGATCGCGCGGGTAGTGAAACCTTTAACAGATAAATCGGAAGTTGCGGAAGAAGCTAATGAAGAGCAAATTTAG